A window from Streptomyces sp. NBC_00299 encodes these proteins:
- a CDS encoding putative baseplate assembly protein, whose protein sequence is MTGTTTTTSRRSKVRAAQLGGIDAVEVGDDGLLLTVTFLGKAPHGLGPENVRIDGGRRITGITAVDVSVEREEDPELDDRLYVTLDRAGDTSRYRLSLVETDPYGRPGTEPYRGFDQRYHSATFAFRPDCPTPFDCKEVEQHAQDFPAAPVVDYTARDYDTIRKLLLDRLALTTPDWVERNPADLGVTLVELLAHTGDQISYQQDAVATEAYLDTARRRVSVRRHVRLIDYAMHDGCAARAYVAVETAGDHTLAPGTYRFASVDVRTLDPHDRPEPGTVIDETDLGDLDERGSVEVFEPVVTADPLELRVAHNAIRLWSWGGEVCTLSKGATSATLRDAWVDPETCRDRRLDLRPGDVLVLEEVKGPRTGTPGDADPSHRQAVRLTSVTPAVDRIEDQPVLEVTWAAADALRFPLCLTTRGGRDCLPVEDVALARGNVVLVDHGRTLHGLPETFTVPQVPAEVTPCDLPAFGCYDRDEGNAPARLINSLTERTESGDALTPDDIRELFEVVGESVTNRAGLGLERAGQRHERVVPGTAYAQAAALRTLLAQSVYPGIQPRFRPVLGRAPIAQTVPFPEPATVAAGQAERIAAIPERVRQRLVELWRSARDRDGLSEREIDELTVIFGLRILEHIELHRHPVRALRELLYRSDQLLDAKVRRVEVLTARARAGTVLDGHIAWEIAHSWGPAYATGLHPDETVLRGSATDALAQDPRHALPAVRAHEGGYGDGGAVWQPRRDLLASGPRDRHFVGELEDDGRLGLRFGDGRHGARPMPGSRLALHYRLGGGKAGNVGAEAINHLVVQADCDPPPAAVVRNPLPAVGGTAPEPVEQVRQLAPLDLRRTRLRAVTAEDYAALASALPGVQRAAAELRWTGSVQEAHVAVDAYGTGAPSAELLTSVAQSLESYRRIGHDVVVGAARPVPLDIELTVCAKPGHQHGQILAELYRVLGRGVRGFFHPDALTFGEPVRLSRLVAVAAAVSGVESVQVTRLQRLFEPDRGEKEDGVLRLGPLEIAICDNDPDRPENGRLAISLGGAR, encoded by the coding sequence ATGACCGGGACGACCACGACCACCTCCCGCCGGTCGAAGGTACGCGCCGCCCAGCTGGGCGGCATCGACGCCGTCGAGGTCGGCGACGACGGCCTGCTGCTCACCGTCACCTTCCTCGGCAAGGCCCCCCACGGCCTCGGCCCCGAGAACGTCCGCATCGACGGCGGCCGCCGTATCACCGGCATCACCGCCGTGGACGTCAGCGTGGAGCGCGAGGAGGACCCCGAGCTCGACGACCGCCTCTACGTCACCCTCGACCGGGCCGGCGACACCTCCCGCTACCGGCTCTCCCTCGTCGAGACCGACCCGTACGGACGGCCCGGCACAGAGCCGTACCGCGGCTTCGACCAGCGCTACCACAGCGCGACCTTCGCGTTCCGGCCGGACTGCCCGACTCCCTTCGACTGCAAGGAAGTCGAGCAGCACGCCCAGGACTTTCCGGCAGCTCCCGTCGTGGACTACACCGCCCGCGACTACGACACCATCCGCAAGCTGCTCCTGGACCGGCTCGCGCTCACCACACCGGACTGGGTCGAACGCAACCCCGCCGACCTGGGCGTGACCCTCGTCGAACTGCTCGCCCACACCGGCGACCAGATCAGCTACCAGCAGGACGCCGTCGCCACCGAGGCCTATCTCGACACCGCACGCCGCCGCGTCTCCGTACGGCGGCACGTCCGGCTCATCGACTACGCGATGCACGACGGGTGTGCGGCGCGCGCGTACGTCGCCGTCGAGACCGCCGGGGACCACACCCTCGCGCCGGGCACGTACCGCTTCGCCTCCGTCGACGTCCGCACCCTCGACCCGCACGACCGGCCCGAGCCGGGCACGGTCATCGACGAGACCGACCTCGGCGACCTCGACGAGCGCGGCTCGGTGGAGGTCTTCGAACCGGTCGTCACCGCCGACCCGCTGGAACTGCGCGTCGCGCACAACGCGATCCGCCTGTGGAGCTGGGGCGGCGAGGTGTGCACCCTGTCCAAGGGAGCCACCTCCGCGACCCTGCGCGACGCGTGGGTGGACCCGGAGACCTGCCGGGACCGCCGACTCGACCTCAGGCCCGGCGACGTGCTCGTCCTGGAAGAGGTCAAGGGCCCGCGCACCGGCACCCCGGGTGACGCCGACCCGAGCCATCGCCAAGCCGTCCGTCTGACGTCCGTCACCCCGGCCGTGGACCGCATCGAGGACCAGCCGGTGCTGGAGGTGACCTGGGCCGCCGCGGACGCCCTGCGCTTCCCGCTCTGCCTCACCACCCGCGGCGGCCGCGACTGTCTGCCCGTCGAGGACGTGGCCCTCGCGCGCGGCAACGTCGTCCTCGTCGACCACGGCCGCACCCTGCACGGGCTCCCCGAGACGTTCACCGTCCCGCAGGTCCCCGCCGAGGTCACCCCCTGCGACCTGCCCGCCTTCGGCTGCTACGACCGCGACGAGGGCAACGCCCCCGCCCGGCTCATCAACTCCCTCACGGAGCGCACGGAATCCGGTGACGCCCTCACCCCCGACGACATCCGCGAGCTCTTCGAGGTTGTCGGCGAGTCGGTCACCAACCGCGCCGGACTCGGCCTGGAACGCGCCGGCCAGCGCCACGAACGCGTCGTGCCCGGCACGGCGTACGCCCAGGCAGCCGCCCTGCGCACCCTCCTCGCCCAGTCCGTCTACCCGGGGATCCAGCCCCGCTTCCGTCCCGTCCTCGGTCGCGCGCCCATCGCGCAGACGGTGCCGTTCCCCGAGCCGGCCACCGTCGCGGCCGGGCAGGCCGAGCGGATCGCGGCGATCCCGGAACGGGTCCGGCAGCGCCTCGTCGAGCTGTGGCGCAGCGCCCGCGACCGGGACGGACTCTCCGAGCGGGAGATCGACGAACTCACGGTGATCTTCGGCCTGAGGATCCTGGAGCACATCGAACTCCACCGCCACCCTGTCCGCGCCCTGCGTGAACTCCTGTACCGCAGCGACCAGTTGCTCGACGCCAAGGTGCGCCGCGTCGAGGTCCTCACGGCACGTGCCCGTGCCGGCACCGTGCTCGACGGGCACATCGCCTGGGAGATCGCACACAGCTGGGGCCCCGCCTACGCGACCGGGCTGCACCCCGACGAGACGGTGCTGCGCGGCTCCGCGACCGATGCGCTCGCGCAGGATCCGCGTCACGCCCTGCCCGCCGTACGCGCCCACGAGGGCGGCTACGGTGACGGCGGCGCCGTGTGGCAGCCGCGCCGCGACCTGCTGGCCAGCGGCCCCCGCGACCGGCACTTCGTCGGCGAGCTGGAGGACGACGGCCGCCTCGGCCTGCGCTTCGGTGACGGACGGCACGGCGCGAGGCCGATGCCCGGATCGCGGCTGGCCCTGCACTACCGCCTCGGCGGCGGCAAGGCCGGCAACGTCGGCGCGGAGGCCATCAACCACCTCGTCGTCCAGGCCGACTGCGACCCGCCGCCCGCCGCAGTGGTGCGCAACCCGCTGCCGGCCGTCGGCGGCACGGCACCCGAACCCGTCGAGCAGGTACGCCAGTTGGCGCCCCTCGACCTGCGCCGCACCCGGCTGCGCGCGGTCACCGCCGAGGACTACGCGGCCCTCGCCTCCGCCCTGCCCGGCGTCCAGCGCGCGGCGGCGGAGCTGCGCTGGACCGGCAGCGTCCAGGAGGCGCATGTCGCCGTCGACGCCTACGGCACCGGCGCCCCGTCGGCCGAGCTGCTCACTTCGGTCGCCCAGTCCCTGGAGTCGTACCGGCGCATCGGCCACGACGTCGTCGTCGGTGCCGCGCGCCCGGTCCCGCTGGACATCGAGCTGACCGTGTGCGCGAAGCCGGGCCACCAGCACGGGCAGATCCTGGCCGAGCTGTACCGCGTGCTCGGTCGCGGTGTGCGGGGCTTCTTCCACCCGGACGCGCTGACCTTCGGCGAACCGGTGCGGCTGAGCCGCCTGGTCGCCGTCGCGGCGGCCGTGTCCGGCGTGGAGAGCGTCCAGGTCACCCGGCTGCAACGGCTGTTCGAGCCGGACCGAGGAGAGAAGGAGGACGGCGTGCTGCGGCTCGGCCCGCTGGAGATCGCCATCTGCGACAACGACCCGGACCGGCCGGAGAACGGCCGGCTGGCGATTTCCCTGGGAGGTGCCCGATGA
- a CDS encoding putative baseplate assembly protein, which yields MSEHRMTGGTITDECTCGGACRGGHDERLAPAPVHNPPGRTALDYRVGEYGSFLAALLDRLASPAYPALNGLTVRTPDDPAIGLLDATAVLGDLLTFHSERIADEAYIRTANEHRSLVLLGRLVGHRPRPGVAAATHLAYTLERDPRAEALPVLIPRGARSHSVPASADEQSLTFETSRDLTARWDWNELKVRRRRPSLVTPEDLERRSELFVEGTANSLQTGDQLLFVFGEQAGGERKLLPVAKARVDREDEITAISLPKSAPPSLKELVDEVRRWTAAPQTPGEPGDEPPTPEVPNPRPVSRLIEDFEDQVLAPLRDDLDGIKTPERLAARLAEPVARLGEAQVLAEPYEDVAAWFEQLEAVLAELSERAMELAPAQPAEGERTPTLRSSVEPRAAALRTLGAVLPALRAATPAPRGGGTGIQRPGSDTARLLSALNPGLGTLYPAWRTAAAPGTPQLLRELLAMRVTAAPFGATAPLKPVQDDRGRVIRTADWPLTGAVLASMRVVYDTAGRTPVRAEFQYVEGSSSDQRAENLPVVQPVRFPLGTGQVELSVRSGQDRDLNWLNRRPADTQEPGVTARLHSGLPERTLFVSRPDDEGLVHVGVHNGTSEQIALRPNTNEQFTHGEYEVSLKYTVGTTEPNVEVVIASKPEPLNRRVLQLDTVHTGITVGSWVAIQRPAKGTQDGVPGDTGLAFVTTQVVAARTAAYTNYGITGRGTELTLAAPWLDEFDVLLSHIRDTTVHAAGEPLRLADEPLGEDVHGNEIELAQLYDGLRAGRTLVVTGERSDIPGTAGVQATEVVTVAAADPAVDPQLPGDHVHTRLTLTAGLAHRYRRETVRILGNVVEATHGESREEAIGSGDSGRVNQTFALWQSPLTWLADDNPLGATPVLEVRVDGVLWHEVDSLAGRGPGERVYITGSTSDGRTTVTFGDGVNGARLPSGHENIRARYRFGTGKAANVAADRISQPLTRPLGVTQVTNPRPAKGGADADGPGLTRRTVPLAVSALDRLVSASDYEDFARSRAGIGRASARELFDGRRRVLHVTVAGTDDVPIDGDSDTLRALRGALTEYGDGSLPVRVDARELVLLLLAAKVKVAPDHAWQVVEPRLRQALLGRLGYEGRELGRPVRLSDVLAAAHSVPGVDYVDVDVFTGVPASATPEELTEILTEPGPPRASVPAYPATYDEKVHTVRAESGETLSGICAKYAVPLAELLRLNPDITDTRRLAKGRSVFVFRGIRPAQLALLSPKAADTLILTEVK from the coding sequence ATGAGCGAGCACAGGATGACCGGGGGCACGATCACGGACGAGTGCACCTGCGGCGGTGCCTGCCGGGGCGGCCACGACGAGCGCCTAGCCCCGGCCCCCGTGCACAACCCGCCCGGCCGCACCGCCCTCGACTACCGCGTCGGCGAGTACGGCTCCTTCCTGGCCGCCCTGCTCGACCGCCTCGCCTCACCGGCGTACCCGGCCCTCAACGGACTGACCGTGCGCACCCCGGACGACCCGGCGATCGGCCTGCTGGATGCCACCGCGGTCCTCGGTGATCTGCTCACCTTCCACTCCGAGCGCATCGCGGACGAGGCCTACATCCGCACGGCCAACGAGCACCGTTCCCTGGTCCTGCTCGGCCGCCTCGTCGGCCACCGCCCGCGCCCCGGCGTCGCCGCCGCCACGCATCTGGCGTACACCCTGGAACGCGATCCGCGCGCCGAGGCCCTGCCCGTGCTGATCCCGCGCGGCGCCCGCAGCCACAGCGTGCCCGCCTCGGCCGACGAGCAGTCCCTCACCTTCGAGACGAGCCGGGACCTGACGGCCCGCTGGGACTGGAACGAGCTGAAGGTACGCCGCCGGCGCCCCTCCCTCGTCACGCCCGAGGACCTGGAGCGCCGCTCGGAGCTGTTCGTCGAAGGCACGGCGAACTCCCTCCAGACCGGTGACCAGTTGCTCTTCGTCTTCGGTGAACAGGCGGGCGGCGAGCGCAAGTTGCTCCCGGTCGCCAAAGCGCGCGTCGACCGGGAGGACGAGATCACGGCGATCTCCCTGCCGAAGTCGGCCCCGCCGTCCCTGAAGGAACTCGTCGACGAGGTACGGCGCTGGACGGCGGCCCCACAGACCCCGGGTGAGCCGGGGGACGAGCCGCCCACGCCCGAGGTCCCCAACCCCCGGCCCGTCAGCCGGCTGATCGAGGACTTCGAGGACCAGGTCCTCGCGCCGCTGCGGGACGACCTGGACGGCATCAAGACACCCGAGCGCCTCGCGGCCCGTCTCGCCGAGCCCGTCGCACGGCTCGGCGAGGCACAGGTCCTGGCCGAGCCCTACGAGGACGTGGCGGCCTGGTTCGAGCAGCTGGAGGCGGTGCTCGCCGAACTGTCCGAGCGAGCCATGGAGTTGGCGCCGGCGCAGCCTGCCGAGGGCGAGCGGACGCCGACCCTGAGGAGCAGCGTGGAACCCCGCGCCGCCGCGCTCCGAACCCTGGGCGCCGTCCTGCCCGCCCTGCGTGCGGCGACCCCCGCCCCCCGGGGCGGCGGCACCGGCATCCAGCGCCCCGGCAGCGACACCGCGCGGCTGCTCTCCGCCCTGAACCCCGGACTCGGCACCCTCTACCCGGCCTGGCGGACGGCCGCTGCCCCCGGCACCCCGCAGCTCCTTCGCGAACTGCTCGCCATGCGCGTCACGGCCGCCCCCTTCGGCGCGACGGCCCCGCTCAAGCCCGTCCAGGACGACCGCGGCCGGGTCATCCGCACCGCCGACTGGCCGCTCACGGGCGCCGTGCTGGCGAGCATGCGGGTCGTGTACGACACGGCGGGCCGGACGCCGGTCCGTGCGGAGTTCCAGTACGTCGAGGGCAGCAGCTCCGACCAGCGTGCCGAGAACCTCCCGGTCGTCCAGCCGGTCAGGTTCCCCCTCGGCACGGGCCAGGTCGAGCTGTCCGTGCGCTCCGGCCAGGACCGCGATCTCAACTGGCTCAACCGGCGGCCCGCCGACACCCAGGAGCCCGGCGTCACGGCCCGCCTCCACTCGGGCCTGCCCGAGCGCACGCTCTTCGTGTCCCGGCCGGACGACGAGGGCCTGGTCCACGTCGGGGTCCACAACGGCACGTCCGAGCAGATCGCCCTGCGGCCGAACACGAACGAGCAGTTCACCCACGGCGAGTACGAGGTCAGCCTCAAGTACACGGTGGGCACCACCGAGCCCAACGTCGAGGTCGTGATCGCCAGCAAGCCCGAGCCCCTCAACCGCCGCGTCCTCCAGCTGGACACGGTCCACACCGGCATCACGGTCGGCAGCTGGGTCGCGATCCAGCGCCCCGCCAAGGGCACCCAGGACGGCGTACCCGGCGACACCGGGCTCGCGTTCGTCACCACCCAGGTCGTCGCGGCGCGTACGGCCGCGTACACCAACTACGGCATCACCGGCCGCGGCACCGAACTCACCCTCGCCGCACCGTGGTTGGACGAGTTCGACGTCCTGCTCTCCCACATCCGCGACACCACCGTCCACGCGGCCGGCGAGCCGCTCCGTCTCGCGGACGAGCCCCTCGGCGAGGACGTCCACGGCAACGAGATCGAACTCGCCCAGCTGTACGACGGGTTGAGGGCCGGGCGTACGCTCGTCGTGACCGGCGAGCGCAGCGACATCCCCGGCACGGCGGGCGTGCAGGCCACCGAGGTGGTCACCGTCGCCGCCGCCGACCCGGCCGTCGACCCGCAACTGCCCGGCGACCACGTCCACACCCGGCTGACCCTGACCGCCGGCCTCGCTCACCGCTACCGCCGCGAGACCGTCAGGATCCTCGGCAACGTCGTCGAGGCCACCCACGGCGAGAGCCGCGAGGAGGCCATCGGAAGCGGTGACTCCGGCCGCGTGAACCAGACGTTCGCGCTCTGGCAGTCCCCGCTGACCTGGCTCGCCGACGACAACCCCCTCGGCGCCACCCCGGTGCTGGAGGTCCGCGTCGACGGCGTCCTCTGGCACGAGGTCGACAGCCTCGCCGGGCGCGGCCCGGGCGAGCGTGTCTACATCACCGGCTCCACCTCCGACGGCCGTACGACGGTGACCTTCGGCGACGGCGTCAACGGCGCCCGGCTGCCGTCCGGCCACGAGAACATCCGGGCCCGCTACCGCTTCGGCACCGGCAAGGCCGCCAACGTCGCCGCCGACCGCATCAGCCAGCCCCTCACCCGGCCGCTCGGCGTCACCCAGGTGACCAACCCGCGGCCGGCGAAGGGCGGCGCGGACGCGGACGGCCCCGGCCTGACCCGTCGCACGGTCCCGCTCGCCGTCTCCGCGCTGGACCGCCTGGTCTCCGCGTCCGACTACGAGGACTTCGCCCGCTCCCGCGCCGGCATCGGCCGGGCCTCGGCACGCGAACTCTTCGACGGGCGGCGGCGCGTGCTGCACGTGACGGTCGCGGGCACGGACGACGTGCCGATCGACGGCGACTCGGACACGCTCAGGGCCCTGCGCGGCGCGCTGACCGAGTACGGGGACGGCAGCCTCCCGGTCCGGGTGGACGCACGCGAGCTGGTCCTGCTGCTCCTCGCCGCCAAGGTGAAGGTGGCCCCCGACCACGCCTGGCAGGTCGTGGAGCCGCGCCTGCGCCAGGCACTGCTCGGCCGGCTCGGCTACGAGGGGCGGGAGTTGGGCCGACCGGTCCGGCTCTCGGACGTCCTGGCCGCGGCCCACTCCGTGCCCGGCGTCGACTATGTCGACGTGGACGTCTTCACCGGCGTCCCCGCGTCGGCCACCCCCGAGGAGCTCACCGAGATCCTGACCGAGCCCGGACCGCCCAGGGCATCGGTCCCGGCGTACCCGGCGACGTACGACGAGAAGGTTCACACGGTCCGCGCCGAGAGCGGCGAGACGCTGTCGGGGATCTGCGCCAAGTACGCCGTCCCGCTCGCCGAACTCCTGCGCCTCAACCCCGACATCACCGACACCCGGCGCCTGGCGAAGGGCCGTTCGGTGTTCGTCTTCCGCGGTATCCGCCCGGCCCAGCTCGCGCTGCTGTCGCCGAAGGCCGCGGACACCCTGATTCTGACGGAGGTCAAGTGA
- a CDS encoding GPW/gp25 family protein: MSPTSRGTRPRSDIAFPFRADRRGRTAHATRGEHVHDLIEQLLFTSPGERVMRPDFGCGLLDLVFAPTSPELISTLELSVQASLQRWLGDLIDVEALDVVSEDNVVRVYLSYAIRADGARRDDVFEGRATA; this comes from the coding sequence ATGAGCCCCACCAGCCGGGGAACCAGGCCCCGTTCCGACATCGCCTTCCCCTTCCGCGCCGACCGCCGGGGCCGTACCGCGCACGCCACGCGCGGCGAGCACGTCCACGACCTCATCGAGCAACTGCTGTTCACCAGCCCCGGCGAGCGCGTCATGCGGCCCGACTTCGGCTGCGGGCTCCTCGACCTGGTCTTCGCCCCGACCAGCCCGGAACTCATCAGCACCCTCGAACTCTCCGTCCAGGCCTCGCTCCAGCGCTGGCTCGGCGACCTCATCGACGTGGAGGCCCTCGACGTGGTCAGCGAGGACAACGTCGTCCGCGTGTACCTGTCGTACGCGATACGCGCCGACGGCGCCCGACGCGACGACGTCTTCGAAGGGAGGGCCACGGCATGA